The sequence below is a genomic window from Terriglobales bacterium.
CAAAAACAGACCCCAACGCCGTCACGAGGAGCACACAAACTTGCAAACGGCCCATGCGTGGCGCCACTCTCTTCCAATAGTTTTCAGCCAATTCCTGAAGATTGGAGAGGCACTTCGAGCACCAATATGCAAGTGACTGATCCAGCAGGCACTGCCGAATCCAGAAAAGAGGGACCGAGAAGCACAGTCGCTAGAGTTGGAATTGTTGTGCCATTTTTTGGCATGAGGGATTTACAACAGGCTGCGCTGCGGCAGCTCGCAGCAGGGCAGCCGCCGTTCTGGACAGCGCTGGAACCGCGACATAGATTCGGGTTTTTGCCGGATTGCGGGCATCCTGCGGCCCTGTGCTACTCTTAATCCATTCGTTGGGCATCGGCCGAGATGCCCTGTTCCGCCACCTCGTAAAGCTATTGCCAGAAGTACAGGATCCGCGGTCGTCTTTCGTACCGTTTCAAAGGCCCATTTAGATTGAACGCGCAGTCGCCTCCGCTTAGGTTGGGAGCAGGGCAGTGCTGCATCTGGCTGCTTATGTTCGGAACTCGGGAGAGGTGAAGAAGGAACCGTGACGAAGCCAGCAAATTCGTTTGCGATGAAAGCCGCGCAGGCTTGCGCCATTGTTGTTCTGTTCGCATTGCCCGTGATCACAGGATGTGGGAGCACGGGCGTATCGACTACACAGAACCAGGACTCAGGATCGGGTACGGTCTCCGCGAGTGTTTCTCCGAATTCATTGTCCTTCGGGTCAGCGACAGTCGGCAGCAGCAGCACGAAGACGGTGACAGTTACGAACACAGGAACTGCGAATCTGGTGATTACCGCAATCAACATCACAGGATCGGCATTCACAGTTCCCGGAGTTACGCTTCCACTTACCATAACGCCCGGCGCCAGCTACACGGCCAACGTTGTTTTCACGCCCCAAGCTGTCGGCAGCGCCAGCGGATCGGCATCGGTCGTCAGCAATCTGGCCAGTTCGCCCACAGTGGTGCCGCTTTCAGGCACAGGAGTTTCGACTCCCATCGGTACGCTGAACGTTTCGCCTGCTTCACTGTCTTTTGGAAACGTAAACGTGGGAAGCAGCGCGTCTAAAAATGTCACGCTTTCCAATTCGGGAACGGCGACGGTTAACGTTCAGTCGATCAGCGTTACAGGTCTTGGGTTCAGCATCGGCAAAGCCACGCCATTTGCCGTCAATGCAGGTCAATCGACTTCAGTTGCGGTGACGTTCACGGCGCAAACGACTGGAACGGCCAACGGCACCGCTACTTTCGTGAGCGACGCCGGGAATTCTCCGGCGAATGTGTCGCTTACAGGTACTGGGACCACGGTCACTGCGCATAGCGTTGGTCTGAGCTGGACTGCCAGCACTTCCGTCGTGGT
It includes:
- a CDS encoding choice-of-anchor D domain-containing protein, which translates into the protein MTKPANSFAMKAAQACAIVVLFALPVITGCGSTGVSTTQNQDSGSGTVSASVSPNSLSFGSATVGSSSTKTVTVTNTGTANLVITAINITGSAFTVPGVTLPLTITPGASYTANVVFTPQAVGSASGSASVVSNLASSPTVVPLSGTGVSTPIGTLNVSPASLSFGNVNVGSSASKNVTLSNSGTATVNVQSISVTGLGFSIGKATPFAVNAGQSTSVAVTFTAQTTGTANGTATFVSDAGNSPANVSLTGTGTTVTAHSVGLSWTASTSVVVGYNVYRGSQTGGPYQRLNTSLQSASGFTDSSVNSGQTYFYVVTAVDGSGNESAFSNEASALIP